In Apostichopus japonicus isolate 1M-3 chromosome 3, ASM3797524v1, whole genome shotgun sequence, a single genomic region encodes these proteins:
- the LOC139961569 gene encoding b(0,+)-type amino acid transporter 1-like: MAGDKNEGGETASQGSGVVLKRQVSLISGVALIVGSMVGSGIFVSPKGILREAGSVGMSLIIWVLCALLSMTGALCYCELGTLVPKSGGEYAYLKEAFGPLGVFGELPAFLFAWTYTLIIKPSIVSIISLIFGTYVVESFFGDCADDFAPIPIKLFAALSIMVIAVINLMSVKGASLVQNFFTAAKLLALAIIILVGFVQLCRGNSEYLSPEVSFQGSATNVFKYSIAFYQGLWAYESWNQLNFVTEELQNPSKNLPLAIIIAVPLVAVCYILVNIAYFTTLSPQELLSSGAVGVDFANRTLGVMAWIIPFFVCCSTFGAANGTLFASGRIPFVAAREGHLPQILSFIHITKLTPFVSLLVTTIIALLMLIPGDFDTLVNYFSFATWISYGGTVSGLLVLRYTHPEWERPFKAPIILPIIFLIASLYLLIAPIINEPAVEFIFAVLFILAGLLFYFPFIYFGVRVKCMDSVTLFLQKLFKVAPSSVKGQ, translated from the exons ATGGCCGGGGACAAGAACGAGGGCGGTGAAACAGCCAGCCAGGGCTCTGGTGTGGTGCTCAAGAGGCAGGTCAGTCTTATCAGTGGTGTCGCTCTGATCGTCGGTTCCATGGTAGGGTCCGGTATCTTCGTCTCGCCGAAGGGTATCTTACGAGAGGCTGGCAGCGTCGGGATGAGTCTGATCATATGGGTACTCTGTGCCCTTCTCTCAATGACTG GTGCTCTCTGTTACTGTGAGCTGGGAACGCTGGTGCCAAAGTCGGGTGGAGAGTACGCATACCTAAAGGAAGCTTTCGGTCCTCTGGGTGTCTTCGGCGAGCTCCCTGCCTTTTTGTTTGCCTGGACGTACACGCTCATCATAAAGCCCTCTATCGTCTCCATCATATCACTCATCTTCGGCACATACGTCGTAGAGAGTTTCTTCGGCGATTGTGCCGATGACTTTGCACCAATTCCCATCAAACTGTTTGCTGCCCTCAGTATCA TGGTGATTGCTGTCATCAATCTCATGAGTGTCAAGGGGGCGAGTCTAGTCCAGAATTTCTTCACCGCTGCTAAGCTGCTGGCGTTGGCGATTATCATCCTGGTTGGCTTTGTGCAGCTGTGCAGAG GCAACTCGGAATACCTTTCACCTGAAGTCTCCTTTCAGGGCTCTGCCACCAACGTTTTCAAGTATAGCATTGCCTTTTACCAAGGTCTGTGGGCATATGAAAGCTG GAACCAACTGAACTTTGTGACTGAAGAATTACAAAACCCATCAAA GAACTTACCTTTAGCCATTATTATCGCTGTTCCTCTTGTGGCTGTCTGTTACATACTTGTCAACATTGCCTACTTCACCACCCTCTCACCTCAAGAATTACTCAGTTCAGGAGCTGTTGGAGTG GATTTTGCTAACCGGACTTTAGGGGTCATGGCCTGGATTATTCCTTTCTTTGTCTGTTGCTCCACCTTTGGCGCTGCCAACGGTACCTTGTTTGCTTCTGGGAG aatCCCTTTCGTGGCGGCTCGTGAAGGTCACCTGCCTCAGATTCTGTCTTTTATCCACATTACCAAGCTCACTCCATTTGTGTCCTTACTAGTCACT ACCATTATCGCCTTACTGATGTTGATTCCAGGAGATTTTGACACCCTGGTCAACTACTTTAGTTTCGCTACGTGGATATCGTACGGGGGAACCGTCAGCGGATTGCTGGTCCTGAGGTACACCCACCCCGAATGGGAAAGACCGTTCAAG GCTCCAATTATTCTACCAATCATCTTCCTTATCGCGTCTCTGTATCTGCTGATTGCACCAATCATCAACGAGCCAGCAGTCGAGTTCATTTTTGCGGTACTCTTCATCCTGGCCGGACTGCTGTTTTATTTCCCATTCATTTACTTCGGTGTTAGAGTCAAATGCATGG ATTCCGTGACCTTATTCTTGCAGAAACTTTTCAAAGTCGCACCTAGCTCTGTAAAAGGACAGTGA